The following are encoded together in the Streptomyces sp. NBC_00358 genome:
- the zwf gene encoding glucose-6-phosphate dehydrogenase, translating into MLSSSNPLRDPADRRLPRIAGPSGLVIFGVTGDLSRKKLMPAVYDLANRGLLPPGFSLVGFARREWAHEDFAQEVHDAVKEHARTPFREEVWQQLVQGMRFVQGTFDDDDAFDRLRSTIEELDKAQGTGGNFAFYLSVPPSAFPVVIQQLKKHKLADQSNGQWRRAVIEKPFGHDLKSAEELNAIVHEVFAPDQVFRIDHYLGKETVQNILALRFANTMFEPIWNRSFVDHVQITMAEDIGIGGRAGYYDGIGAARDVIQNHLLQLMALTAMEEPSSFDADALAAEKTKVLGATRLPKDLGKSTVRGQYAAGWQGGEKVVGYLQEDGIDPKSKTDTFAAIKVEVDNRRWAGVPFYLRTGKRLGRRVTEIAVVFQRAPHSPFDHTATEELGQNAIVFRVQPDEGVTVRFGSKVPGTSMEIRDVSMDFAYGESFTESSPEAYERLILDVLLGDSNLFPRTEEVELSWKILDPIERYWDKHGKPAQYPSGTWGPVEADEMLERDGRSWRRP; encoded by the coding sequence ATCTTGTCGAGCAGCAACCCGCTGCGTGACCCCGCAGACCGACGGCTCCCGCGTATCGCGGGGCCGTCGGGCCTGGTCATCTTCGGCGTCACGGGCGATTTGTCACGTAAAAAGCTGATGCCCGCGGTGTACGACCTCGCCAACCGGGGACTGCTGCCGCCGGGCTTCTCCCTCGTCGGGTTCGCCCGTCGCGAGTGGGCCCACGAGGACTTCGCCCAGGAGGTCCACGACGCGGTCAAGGAGCACGCCCGTACGCCCTTCCGCGAGGAGGTCTGGCAGCAGCTCGTCCAGGGGATGCGCTTCGTCCAGGGCACCTTCGACGACGACGACGCGTTCGACCGGCTGCGCTCGACCATCGAGGAGCTGGACAAGGCGCAGGGCACGGGCGGCAACTTCGCCTTCTATCTGTCCGTGCCGCCGTCCGCGTTCCCGGTGGTGATCCAGCAGCTGAAGAAGCACAAGCTGGCCGACCAGTCGAACGGCCAGTGGCGCCGCGCGGTCATCGAGAAGCCCTTCGGTCACGACCTCAAGTCGGCCGAGGAACTCAACGCGATCGTGCACGAGGTCTTCGCCCCGGACCAGGTCTTCCGCATCGACCACTACCTGGGCAAGGAGACCGTCCAGAACATCCTGGCGCTGCGCTTCGCCAACACGATGTTCGAGCCGATCTGGAACCGGTCGTTCGTCGACCACGTGCAGATCACCATGGCCGAGGACATCGGCATCGGCGGCCGGGCCGGCTACTACGACGGCATCGGCGCCGCCCGTGACGTCATCCAGAACCACCTGCTCCAGCTCATGGCACTGACCGCGATGGAGGAGCCCTCCTCCTTCGACGCGGACGCGCTCGCGGCGGAGAAGACCAAGGTGCTCGGCGCGACCAGGCTGCCGAAGGACCTGGGCAAGAGCACGGTCCGCGGCCAGTACGCGGCGGGGTGGCAGGGCGGCGAGAAGGTCGTCGGCTACCTCCAGGAGGACGGTATCGACCCCAAGTCGAAGACCGACACCTTCGCCGCGATCAAGGTGGAGGTGGACAACCGCCGCTGGGCGGGCGTCCCGTTCTACCTGCGCACCGGCAAGCGTCTGGGCCGCCGCGTCACCGAGATCGCGGTCGTCTTCCAGCGCGCCCCGCACTCCCCCTTCGACCACACGGCGACGGAGGAGCTGGGCCAGAACGCGATCGTCTTCCGCGTCCAGCCCGACGAGGGCGTCACGGTCCGCTTCGGCTCCAAGGTGCCCGGCACCTCCATGGAGATCCGGGACGTCTCGATGGACTTCGCGTACGGCGAGTCCTTCACGGAGTCGAGCCCTGAGGCGTACGAGCGTCTGATCCTCGACGTGCTGCTCGGTGACTCGAACCTCTTCCCGCGCACCGAGGAGGTCGAGCTGTCCTGGAAGATCCTCGACCCGATCGAGCGGTACTGGGACAAGCACGGCAAGCCCGCGCAGTACCCCTCGGGCACCTGGGGTCCCGTCGAGGCGGACGAAATGCTCGAACGAGACGGACGGAGCTGGCGTCGCCCATGA
- the tal gene encoding transaldolase — MTDALKRLSEEGVAIWLDDLSRKRITSGNLAELIDQQHVVGVTTNPSIFQKAISSGDGYEQQVSELAARKVTVEEAIRMITTADVRDAADILRPVFDATGGQDGRVSIEVDPRLAHNTPATIAEAKQLAWLVDRPNTLIKIPATKAGLPAITEVIGLGISVNVTLIFSLERYREVMEAFVLGLEKAKERGLDLSKIHSVASFFVSRVDTEIDKRLDALGTPEAKAARGKAGLANARLAYEAYEAVFSTDRWAVLDRAQANKQRPLWASTGVKDPAYKDTLYVDELVAPNTVNTMPEATLEAAEDHGRITGNTIAGTYEQSRAELDAVEKLGIAYDDVVQLLEDEGVEKFESAWNDLLKSTEAELQRLAPSEG; from the coding sequence ATGACAGACGCACTCAAGCGCCTCTCCGAGGAAGGCGTCGCGATCTGGCTGGACGACCTGTCGCGCAAGCGGATCACGTCCGGCAACCTTGCCGAGCTGATCGACCAGCAGCACGTCGTGGGCGTCACCACCAATCCGTCGATCTTCCAGAAGGCGATCAGCAGCGGGGACGGTTACGAGCAGCAGGTCTCCGAACTCGCCGCCCGCAAGGTCACCGTCGAGGAAGCCATCCGCATGATCACGACGGCGGACGTCCGCGACGCCGCCGACATCCTGCGTCCCGTCTTCGACGCGACCGGCGGCCAGGACGGCCGGGTCTCGATCGAGGTGGACCCGCGGCTGGCGCACAACACCCCCGCGACCATCGCCGAGGCCAAGCAGCTTGCCTGGCTCGTGGACCGCCCCAACACCCTCATCAAGATCCCGGCCACCAAGGCGGGTCTGCCGGCGATCACCGAGGTCATCGGCCTCGGCATCAGCGTCAACGTGACGCTGATCTTCTCGCTGGAGCGCTACCGCGAGGTCATGGAGGCCTTCGTCCTCGGCCTGGAGAAGGCCAAGGAGCGCGGCCTGGACCTCTCGAAGATCCACTCCGTGGCGTCCTTCTTCGTGTCCCGCGTGGACACCGAGATCGACAAGCGGCTCGACGCGCTCGGCACCCCCGAGGCCAAGGCAGCCCGCGGCAAGGCGGGCCTCGCCAACGCCCGGCTCGCGTACGAGGCGTACGAGGCGGTCTTCTCCACCGACCGCTGGGCCGTCCTCGACCGGGCGCAGGCCAACAAGCAGCGCCCGCTGTGGGCCTCGACCGGCGTCAAGGACCCGGCGTACAAGGACACCCTGTACGTCGACGAGCTGGTCGCGCCGAACACCGTGAACACCATGCCGGAGGCCACTCTGGAGGCCGCCGAGGACCACGGCCGGATCACCGGCAACACCATCGCCGGTACGTACGAGCAGTCCCGCGCCGAACTCGACGCCGTCGAGAAGCTCGGGATCGCCTACGACGACGTGGTCCAGCTCCTCGAGGACGAGGGCGTCGAGAAGTTCGAGTCCGCCTGGAACGACCTGCTCAAGTCGACCGAGGCGGAGCTCCAGCGCCTCGCCCCTTCGGAGGGCTGA
- the tkt gene encoding transketolase yields MSTKPTTTDLEWTELDQRAVDTARVLAADAVQKVGNGHPGTAMSLAPAAYTLFQKVMRHDPADTDWVGRDRFVLSAGHSSLTLYTQLYLAGFGLELDDLESFRTWGSRTPGHPEYGHTPGVETTTGPLGQGVANAVGMAMAARYERGLFDPDAPEGESPFDHFIYAIAGDGCLQEGISSEASSMAGHQKLGNLVLLWDDNHISIEGDTETAVSEDTVKRYEAYGWHVQRVAPKPDGDLDPHAIYNAIEAAKKVTDKPSFIAMRSIIAWPAPNAQNTEAAHGSALGDDEVAATKRVLGFDPEKSFDVAAEVLAHTRQALDRGAQAKAEWEKGYAAWRTASPERAAEYDRIAATELPAGWEEKLPAFEAGTGVATRAASGKVLQALGAVIPELWGGSADLAGSNNTTIDKTSSFLPAGNPLPEADPYGRTIHFGIREHSMAAEMNGIALHGNTRIYGGTFLVFSDYMRNSVRLSALMHLPVTYVWTHDSIGLGEDGPTHQPVEHLASLRAIPGLNVVRPADANETAIAWREILKRYTKVYGKGAPHGLALTRQGVPTYEANEDAAKGGYVLFEAEGGSPEVILIGTGSEVHVAVEAREQLQAAGIPTRVVSMPCVEWFDEQDQGYRDSVLPPSVKARVSVEAGIGLTWHRFVGDAGRIVSLEHFGASADAKVLFREFGFTAENVAEAARESIAAAQR; encoded by the coding sequence GTGAGCACCAAGCCGACCACCACAGACCTCGAGTGGACCGAGCTGGACCAGCGGGCGGTCGACACCGCCCGCGTCCTGGCCGCCGACGCCGTACAGAAGGTCGGCAACGGCCATCCCGGTACGGCCATGAGCCTGGCGCCCGCCGCCTACACCCTCTTCCAGAAGGTGATGCGGCACGACCCGGCGGACACCGACTGGGTTGGACGCGACCGCTTCGTGCTGTCGGCCGGCCATTCGTCCCTGACCCTCTACACCCAGCTCTACCTGGCCGGGTTCGGCCTGGAGCTGGACGACCTGGAGTCCTTCAGGACCTGGGGCAGCAGGACCCCCGGGCACCCCGAGTACGGTCACACGCCGGGCGTGGAGACCACGACCGGTCCGCTCGGCCAGGGTGTCGCCAACGCGGTGGGCATGGCGATGGCCGCCCGCTACGAGCGCGGCCTGTTCGACCCGGACGCGCCCGAGGGCGAGTCCCCGTTCGACCACTTCATCTACGCGATCGCCGGTGACGGCTGCCTCCAGGAGGGCATCTCCTCGGAGGCCTCCTCCATGGCGGGGCACCAGAAGCTCGGCAATCTCGTCCTGCTGTGGGACGACAACCACATCTCGATCGAGGGCGACACGGAGACCGCGGTCTCCGAGGACACCGTCAAGCGCTACGAGGCGTACGGCTGGCATGTCCAGCGTGTCGCCCCGAAGCCGGACGGCGACCTCGACCCGCACGCCATCTACAACGCCATCGAGGCCGCGAAGAAGGTGACGGACAAGCCGTCGTTCATCGCGATGCGCTCGATCATCGCCTGGCCCGCCCCGAACGCGCAGAACACCGAGGCCGCGCACGGCTCGGCGCTCGGCGACGACGAGGTCGCGGCCACCAAGCGGGTCCTCGGCTTCGACCCGGAGAAGTCCTTCGACGTGGCCGCCGAGGTGCTGGCCCACACCCGCCAGGCCCTGGACCGGGGTGCCCAGGCCAAGGCCGAGTGGGAGAAGGGCTACGCCGCCTGGCGCACCGCCAGCCCGGAGCGCGCCGCGGAGTACGACCGCATCGCCGCGACCGAGCTGCCGGCCGGCTGGGAGGAGAAGCTCCCCGCCTTCGAGGCGGGCACGGGTGTCGCCACGCGTGCCGCGTCCGGCAAGGTGCTGCAGGCCCTCGGCGCGGTCATCCCCGAGCTGTGGGGCGGCTCGGCCGACCTGGCCGGCTCGAACAACACCACGATCGACAAGACGAGCTCGTTCCTCCCGGCGGGCAACCCGCTGCCGGAGGCCGACCCGTACGGCCGCACGATCCACTTCGGCATCCGCGAGCACTCCATGGCCGCGGAGATGAACGGCATCGCGCTGCACGGCAACACCCGCATCTACGGCGGCACCTTCCTGGTGTTCTCCGACTACATGCGCAACTCGGTCCGCCTGTCGGCCCTGATGCACCTGCCGGTGACGTACGTGTGGACGCACGACTCCATCGGCCTCGGCGAGGACGGCCCGACCCACCAGCCCGTCGAGCACCTGGCCTCGCTGCGCGCCATCCCCGGTCTCAACGTGGTCCGCCCCGCGGACGCCAACGAGACGGCCATCGCCTGGCGCGAGATCCTCAAGCGCTACACGAAGGTGTACGGCAAGGGCGCCCCGCACGGTCTCGCGCTCACCCGTCAGGGTGTGCCGACGTACGAGGCGAACGAGGACGCCGCCAAGGGCGGTTACGTGCTGTTCGAGGCCGAGGGCGGCTCGCCCGAGGTCATCCTCATCGGCACCGGCTCCGAGGTGCACGTGGCCGTCGAGGCGCGCGAGCAGCTCCAGGCCGCGGGCATCCCCACGCGGGTCGTGTCCATGCCGTGCGTGGAGTGGTTCGACGAGCAGGACCAGGGGTACCGGGACAGCGTCCTGCCGCCCTCGGTGAAGGCCCGTGTCTCGGTCGAGGCCGGAATCGGTCTCACCTGGCACCGATTCGTCGGGGACGCCGGACGCATTGTCTCGCTGGAGCACTTCGGTGCTTCGGCCGACGCCAAGGTGCTCTTCCGCGAATTCGGTTTCACCGCCGAGAACGTCGCCGAAGCCGCCCGGGAATCGATCGCCGCAGCCCAGCGCTGA
- a CDS encoding heme o synthase, with protein sequence MCVTAVESRPAGVLGTSSSRGQRPFGARLKAFVALTKPRIIELLLITTVPVMFLAQQGVPDLKLVLLTCLGGYLSAGGANALNMYIDRDIDALMERTSQRPLVTGMVSPRECLAFGIALAVVSTLLFGLAVNWLSAWLSLGALLFYVVVYTMILKRRTSQNIVWGGIAGCLPVLIGWSSVTNSMSWAPVILFLVMFFWTPPHYWPLSMKVRDDYARVGVPMLPVVASNKVVARQIVIYSWVMVAVSLLLTPLGYTGWFYTVVALGAGGFWLWEAHGLQNRAKAEVAGGKLKEMRLFHWSITYVSILFVAVAVDPFLR encoded by the coding sequence GTGTGCGTGACGGCCGTCGAATCCCGTCCAGCCGGTGTGCTCGGGACGAGCAGCAGCCGGGGCCAGCGGCCGTTCGGGGCCCGTCTGAAGGCGTTCGTGGCGCTGACCAAGCCGCGGATCATCGAACTGCTGCTGATCACCACCGTTCCGGTGATGTTCCTGGCGCAGCAGGGCGTGCCCGACCTGAAGCTGGTGCTCCTCACCTGCCTCGGCGGCTATCTGTCCGCGGGCGGCGCCAACGCGCTGAACATGTACATCGACCGCGACATCGACGCCCTCATGGAGCGCACCTCGCAGCGCCCGCTGGTCACCGGGATGGTCAGCCCCCGTGAGTGCCTCGCGTTCGGCATCGCGCTGGCCGTCGTGTCGACGCTGCTGTTCGGTCTGGCCGTCAACTGGCTGTCCGCCTGGCTGTCGCTCGGAGCGCTCCTCTTCTACGTCGTCGTCTACACGATGATCCTCAAACGCCGTACCTCGCAGAACATCGTGTGGGGCGGTATCGCCGGCTGCCTGCCCGTGCTCATCGGCTGGTCGTCCGTCACGAACTCCATGTCGTGGGCGCCGGTCATCCTCTTCCTCGTCATGTTCTTCTGGACGCCGCCGCACTACTGGCCGCTGTCCATGAAGGTGCGTGACGACTACGCGCGCGTGGGCGTGCCGATGCTCCCGGTCGTCGCGAGCAACAAGGTGGTCGCCCGCCAGATCGTCATCTACAGCTGGGTGATGGTCGCGGTCTCGCTGCTGCTCACCCCGCTCGGGTACACGGGCTGGTTCTACACCGTGGTCGCGCTCGGCGCGGGCGGGTTCTGGCTGTGGGAGGCGCACGGTCTGCAGAACCGCGCCAAGGCCGAGGTGGCGGGCGGCAAGCTCAAGGAGATGCGGCTGTTCCACTGGTCCATCACCTATGTGTCGATCCTCTTCGTGGCCGTCGCGGTGGACCCCTTCCTCCGCTAG